The Manihot esculenta cultivar AM560-2 chromosome 11, M.esculenta_v8, whole genome shotgun sequence genome includes a region encoding these proteins:
- the LOC110626279 gene encoding proline-rich receptor-like protein kinase PERK5 isoform X1 — protein MNGADRRMETRDQNESGSSPEKTIGPKSYSYGELASVTGHFSLNNLIGRGGFGHVFKALLDGEIRAIKRLDFPDVQSEGGLEREIMVVKSVSHKNLVELVGYCIDGANRLLILKYFPNGSLRSKLHGSGDVLDWKTRMKIATGSAKGLEYLHEHCKPKIIHLDIKPDNILLDEDFEPKITDFGLAQFFTDGATHISKSSVMGTHVYEDPFTTKLGKYSDKSDIYSFGVTLLELITGRKPIDNGTDIVTWANPLIKKALKRRYTNFIDSNLQSFDYEQMYQMVSCVDSCLNQPPSSRPTMEKIRLVLEGKSLSKELYDHKLRRSIIHTDPKGSRSSPELNRSIITGPRQYSFEQLVKATNYFSNNDLIGEGGFGQVYRGLLDGETLAIKKLKNHRDLQSQEYLKNEIIVVSSIRHKNLVELLGYCIEGANKFLVFKYFPNKSLSSQLHESDQDLNWETRINIAKGSAKGLEYLHEHCEPPIIHLNIKSDNILLDEDFKPKVADFGLARFFSETIIHIFKSATMETKAYIDPYAIKTGEYTVKSDVYSFGIMLLELITGRRLIEEDGSDVVEWAKSEIKKALRDKKFERFVDSRLQMFDDEEAYRMLFCIDICINNIPKFRPSMKKILLTLDGILPQQIMQ, from the exons ATGAATGGGGCAGATCGCCGGATGGAAACTAGAG ATCAGAATGAATCTGGCTCATCTCCTGAGAAGACTATTGGGCCAAAGTCATATTCATACGGTGAACTAGCAAGTGTAACTGGTCATTTCTCGCTCAATAATCTAATTGGTCGAGGTGGTTTTGGTCATGTTTTCAAGGCATTATTAGATGGTGAGATTCGTGCTATCAAGAGACTTGATTTTCCAGATGTACAGTCTGAAGGAGGTTTGGAGAGGGAGATTATGGTTGTCAAAAGCGTCAGTCACAAAAACCTTGTTGAACTAGTTGGTTACTGCATTGATGGAGCCAATAGATTGcttattttaaagtattttccAAATGGGTCCTTGAGATCTAAATTACACG GAAGTGGGGATGTTTTGGACTGGAAAACAAGAATGAAGATCGCCACAGGTTCTGCAAAAGGATTGGAATATTTACATGAACACT GTAAacctaaaattattcatttagatATCAAGCCGGATAATATTCTTCTTGACGAAGATTTTGAACCCAAA ATAACAGATTTTGGACTTGCTCAATTTTTTACCGACGGTGCTACTCACATATCCAAATCATCAGTTATGGGAACCCATGT TTACGAAGATCCATTTACAACAAAATTGGGAAAGTATTCTGATAAATCTGATATTTATTCTTTTGGAGTTACACTTTTAGAATTGATTACTGGAAGAAAACCTATAGACAATGGCACTGATATTGTTACTTGG GCAAATCCTCTAATTAAAAAGGCTTTGAAGAGAAGGTATACAAATTTTATAGATTCCAATTTACAATCCTTTGACTATGAACAAATGTATCAAATGGTTTCTTGTGTTGATTCTTGTCTAAATCAACCTCCAAGCTCTCGTCCAacaatggaaaag ATACGTCTAGTTCTTGAAGGAAAATCACTCTCGAAAGAATTATACGATCATAAATTGCGAAGGAGTATTATACATACAG ATCCGAAAGGATCTAGGTCATCGCCTGAGTTGAATAGAAGTATAATTACTGGGCCGAGGCAATATTCATTTGAACAACTAGTAAAGGCGaccaattatttttctaataacgATCTCATTGGCGAGGGTGGCTTTGGACAAGTTTATAGGGGATTACTAGATGGTGAAACCCTTGCTATTAagaaactcaaaaatcatcgAGATTTACAGTCGCAAGAATACCTGAAGAATGAGATTATTGTTGTTAGCAGCATCCGCCACAAAAATCTTGTTGAACTGCTTGGTTACTGTATTGAAGGGGCCAATAAATTCCttgtttttaagtattttccCAATAAGTCCTTGAGCTCTCAATTACACG AAAGCGATCAGGATTTGAACTGGGAGACAAGAATAAATATCGCTAAAGGCTCTGCAAAAGGCCTAGAATATTTGCATGAACACT GTGAACCTCCTATCATACATTTAAATATCAAGTCAGACAATATTCTTCTTGATGAAGATTTTAAACCAAag GTGGCTGATTTTGGACTTGCACGCTTTTTTTCGGAGACTATTATTCACATATTCAAATCAGCGACTATGGAAACCAAAGC ctataTAGATCCATATGCAATAAAAACTGGAGAGTACACTGTAAAATCAGATGTTTACTCATTTGGTATTATGCTTCTAGAATTAATTACCGGAAGAAGACTCATAGAAGAAGACGGCTCTGATGTTGTTGAATGG GCAAAATCTGAAATTAAGAAGGCTTTGCgggataaaaaatttgaaagattTGTAGATTCTAGATTGCAAATGTTTGACGATGAAGAAGCGTATCGAATGTTGTTCTGCATTGATATTTGTATAAATAACATTCCAAAATTTCGCCCATCAATGAAGaag ATACTTCTAACTCTCGACGGAATTTTGcctcaacaaattatgcaatga
- the LOC110626279 gene encoding proline-rich receptor-like protein kinase PERK15 isoform X2, with the protein MNGADRRMETRDQNESGSSPEKTIGPKSYSYGELASVTGHFSLNNLIGRGGFGHVFKALLDGEIRAIKRLDFPDVQSEGGLEREIMVVKSVSHKNLVELVGYCIDGANRLLILKYFPNGSLRSKLHGSGDVLDWKTRMKIATGSAKGLEYLHEHCKPKIIHLDIKPDNILLDEDFEPKITDFGLAQFFTDGATHISKSSVMGTHVYEDPFTTKLGKYSDKSDIYSFGVTLLELITGRKPIDNGTDIVTWANPLIKKALKRRYTNFIDSNLQSFDYEQMYQMVSCVDSCLNQPPSSRPTMEKIRLVLEGKSLSKELYDHKLRRSIIHTDPKGSRSSPELNRSIITGPRQYSFEQLVKATNYFSNNDLIGEGGFGQVYRGLLDGETLAIKKLKNHRDLQSQEYLKNEIIVVSSIRHKNLVELLGYCIEGANKFLVFKYFPNKSLSSQLHESDQDLNWETRINIAKGSAKGLEYLHEHCEPPIIHLNIKSDNILLDEDFKPKVADFGLARFFSETIIHIFKSATMETKAINYRKKTHRRRRL; encoded by the exons ATGAATGGGGCAGATCGCCGGATGGAAACTAGAG ATCAGAATGAATCTGGCTCATCTCCTGAGAAGACTATTGGGCCAAAGTCATATTCATACGGTGAACTAGCAAGTGTAACTGGTCATTTCTCGCTCAATAATCTAATTGGTCGAGGTGGTTTTGGTCATGTTTTCAAGGCATTATTAGATGGTGAGATTCGTGCTATCAAGAGACTTGATTTTCCAGATGTACAGTCTGAAGGAGGTTTGGAGAGGGAGATTATGGTTGTCAAAAGCGTCAGTCACAAAAACCTTGTTGAACTAGTTGGTTACTGCATTGATGGAGCCAATAGATTGcttattttaaagtattttccAAATGGGTCCTTGAGATCTAAATTACACG GAAGTGGGGATGTTTTGGACTGGAAAACAAGAATGAAGATCGCCACAGGTTCTGCAAAAGGATTGGAATATTTACATGAACACT GTAAacctaaaattattcatttagatATCAAGCCGGATAATATTCTTCTTGACGAAGATTTTGAACCCAAA ATAACAGATTTTGGACTTGCTCAATTTTTTACCGACGGTGCTACTCACATATCCAAATCATCAGTTATGGGAACCCATGT TTACGAAGATCCATTTACAACAAAATTGGGAAAGTATTCTGATAAATCTGATATTTATTCTTTTGGAGTTACACTTTTAGAATTGATTACTGGAAGAAAACCTATAGACAATGGCACTGATATTGTTACTTGG GCAAATCCTCTAATTAAAAAGGCTTTGAAGAGAAGGTATACAAATTTTATAGATTCCAATTTACAATCCTTTGACTATGAACAAATGTATCAAATGGTTTCTTGTGTTGATTCTTGTCTAAATCAACCTCCAAGCTCTCGTCCAacaatggaaaag ATACGTCTAGTTCTTGAAGGAAAATCACTCTCGAAAGAATTATACGATCATAAATTGCGAAGGAGTATTATACATACAG ATCCGAAAGGATCTAGGTCATCGCCTGAGTTGAATAGAAGTATAATTACTGGGCCGAGGCAATATTCATTTGAACAACTAGTAAAGGCGaccaattatttttctaataacgATCTCATTGGCGAGGGTGGCTTTGGACAAGTTTATAGGGGATTACTAGATGGTGAAACCCTTGCTATTAagaaactcaaaaatcatcgAGATTTACAGTCGCAAGAATACCTGAAGAATGAGATTATTGTTGTTAGCAGCATCCGCCACAAAAATCTTGTTGAACTGCTTGGTTACTGTATTGAAGGGGCCAATAAATTCCttgtttttaagtattttccCAATAAGTCCTTGAGCTCTCAATTACACG AAAGCGATCAGGATTTGAACTGGGAGACAAGAATAAATATCGCTAAAGGCTCTGCAAAAGGCCTAGAATATTTGCATGAACACT GTGAACCTCCTATCATACATTTAAATATCAAGTCAGACAATATTCTTCTTGATGAAGATTTTAAACCAAag GTGGCTGATTTTGGACTTGCACGCTTTTTTTCGGAGACTATTATTCACATATTCAAATCAGCGACTATGGAAACCAAAGC AATTAATTACCGGAAGAAGACTCATAGAAGAAGACGGCTCTGA